ACGACGTCGTTTCCGCTGTGAATGAAGAAGAGGTGCTTCAGCTTGGGCAGCTGTATTTTGCGCTGCCGGTGAGCCGGTTGAGGCGGCGGCTCAAGCCGGAGGAGATGGCGGCATTGGCCGTGAAGGCCAGCTCAGCATTGGCGAAAAGTGGTGGTGATAAATGTTTGTATTTTACACCGGCTTGTTCGAGTAATGCAAAGagttcgggtcgggtttcggaTGTGGGGAGTGTCGGATCTAGAGGGAGGAGTGGTGGTAGGAGACGTAACTTTACGGCAATGTTGAGTGCCATACCTGAATAGAGTTGTGATAACCGATTTAAAGATGTTAATACGTTTGTAAATAGTGTATTAGGTTGAAAATAGCTTTTTATTTTGGGGGATTTTCCAATTTTTACCCATGAAATGAGTTCAGAGTTTTTAATTAGAGATATCCATGTTCATGCATTTCTATTTTACATCTTTTccattaaattattattattattattattattattattattattattattattattattattattattattattattattattattattattattattattattattattatatatctCAAATAGTGAACACATTATTAGGGTTAGGTTTAAGGACGAAAATAATAAAATGTTAATTTAAGTATGGTTATTAATTTATAATGAACTACACGACAAACAAGTGAGACTTCTAgcaatttaaaaagaaaaaaaaatcatgacCATCATAATGACATTCACCGATAAGAGGTGTATGCATCTTGGTTCGTTTGACATCTAAAaatgtatatgaactagtgttaTTAAATCCGCGCGTTGCGCGGTGGGTAGGTATCAGTTCGTTTAATTACGGTACTGATACTTGTTATAGCAACCAATAGAGaaaaaaaatcatgatatgaCCAAAAATATACCAACACGGCGGAAATTTGATCGGTATCGGTTTGTTTTTTTACGTCACCTACACTCGTTACAGCAACCCATAGAGaaaaaaaaatcttgatatgATTAAAAAATACTGACACGTGAATTAAAAACCAAACGCAAATTACATAAGATATATAAAAGAACCATATAACACATGTAAAAAACCACTAAATAACATATATAAAAAACCTTTAAAACAAATTTACTGTTCATTCAGTTTATCTATTATTAGATAAACCGGTACCGAACTATTATTAGATAAACCGATACGGAAAaaaccgttaccgaaatccccaaagtGGGTACCGATACTGagtatacctggtacggtacggtttGGTACCGGTCGATACTGGTAcaacaccggtatttgagggtaaaaaccggtgaataccggtgccgaaccggtaccaaaaatacaACCGGTTTGctaaatttgataccggtaccggtacctgataccatttgctcatcactTAGTGATGTTACTATTgatttaattatatttttaatatataggcccaaaagtgggtaccggtatcaAATATACCTGTTAGGGTACGGTTTGGTAACGTTCAGTACTGGTATGGCACCGGTaattgagggtaaaaaccggtgaataccggtgTCGAACAGGTACCGAAAAACAGCCGGTTTGctaaatttgataccggtaccggtacccgataccatttgctcatcactTAGTGATGTTACTATTGATTTaattctatttttaatatataggccCAAAAGTGGGTACCTGTGTCAAATATACCTGGTGCGGTACGGTTTGGTaacggtcggtactggtacggcaccgaTAATTGAGGGTAAAACCGGTGAATCCAGGTGTCGAACAGGTAGCGAACATACACCTgatttggtaaatttgataccgaTATCGGTACTCGATATCATTTGGTAATCATTATTAATatcattattaatatatagtaatgtATTAATATGTTATTATGGTaattgagggtaaaaaccggtgaatccAGGTGTTGAACATGTAGCGAACGTACACCTGATTTGGTAAATTTAATACCGATATCGGTAATCGATACCATTTGCTAATCATTATTAATatcattattaatatatagtaatgtATTAATATGTTATTATAATATATAGTAATTTACTGTTCATTCACTTGTAATATTAtcatatagtaataataatttaatttaatgATCTGGTTTGATGTTCTAATGTTAAGTACTTGAGTTCCATATCAGAGGACCTAATTAAGACCAAGGCCAAGTTCTAATGTCTTTCAGTGGTATCTTTTTGTATGGTGAGGTAGTTCTTATTTAAGGGTCAAAAC
Above is a window of Helianthus annuus cultivar XRQ/B chromosome 14, HanXRQr2.0-SUNRISE, whole genome shotgun sequence DNA encoding:
- the LOC110905925 gene encoding uncharacterized protein LOC110905925, producing the protein MGICSSCDSTAVATAKLILPDGSLQEFSYPVKVSYVLQKHPSTFICNSDEMEFDDVVSAVNEEEVLQLGQLYFALPVSRLRRRLKPEEMAALAVKASSALAKSGGDKCLYFTPACSSNAKSSGRVSDVGSVGSRGRSGGRRRNFTAMLSAIPE